In a genomic window of Bacillus rossius redtenbacheri isolate Brsri chromosome 4 unlocalized genomic scaffold, Brsri_v3 Brsri_v3_scf4_2, whole genome shotgun sequence:
- the LOC134541921 gene encoding uncharacterized protein LOC134541921 isoform X3, producing MERVSVVCLAESLGLLDKPRNKRKYWVHPYNKERASSNRFRSFFEEVRKHEDKFFSYYRMSVKSFDELLEIVRPQITKMDTCWRNPLTPEERLSITRRYLATGSTYASLQLEYLVGKTTISKVVAETCQVTWDCLHCTEMPEPTVQQWIEIADNFYRKTNFPNCAGAVDGKHIRCIKPCRSGSKYFNYKKYFSVVLMAVADADLRFVAIDVGAYGQEGDSTVFRDTVLGKKLFSGTLNLPPPKCLPNTYFKPQPFVMVGDEAFRLQTNLLRPYPQRNLDARKRVFNYVAAEDTWNAHSGCSLINGVFCTPQYCCILTILTK from the exons ATGGAGCGTGTAAGTGTAGTGTGCTTGGCGGAGAGTCTAGGTTTGCTAGACAAACctcgaaacaaaagaaaatactgGGTGCATCCGTACAACAAAGAGAGAGCATCTTCTAACAGGTTCAGATCGTTTTTTGAAGAAGTTAGGAAGCACGAAGATAAATTTTTTAGTTACTACAGAATGTCAGTCAAATCATTTGACGAACTTTTGGAAATCGTGCGACCTCAAATTACCAAGATGGATACATGTTGGAGAAACCCATTAACTCCTGAAGAAAGACTTTCAATAACACGAAG GTACCTGGCGACTGGAAGCACCTACGCTTCCCTACAACTTGAATACTTAGTTGGGAAAACAACTATTTCTAAAGTTGTCGCCGAAACTTGCCAAGTAACCTGGGATTGTTTGCATTGCACGGAAATGCCCGAACCAACAGTGCAGCAGTGGATCGAGATCGCTGACAATTTCTACAGAAAGACTAATTTTCCCAACTGTGCAGGTGCGGTAGATGGGAAACACATACGGTGTATTAAACCTTGCAGATCGGGGTCGAAgtactttaattataaaaaatacttctCAGTCGTGCTGATGGCAGTTGCGGATGCTGATTTACGCTTTGTTGCTATAGACGTAGGGGCATATGGACAAGAAGGAGATTCAACAGTTTTTAGAGATACTGTTCTTGGTAAAAAGTTGTTTTCAGGTACATTGAATTTACCACCTCCAAAATGTTTGCCAAACACCTATTTTAAACCACAGCCTTTTGTCATGGTTGGTGATGAAGCATTCAGACTTCAAACAAATCTTCTTCGCCCCTACCCACAGCGTAATCTCGATGCCCGTAAAAGGGTTTTTAATTATGTCGCTGCAGAAGATACGTGGAATGCGCATTCGGGGTGCTCGCTAATAAATGGCGTGTTTTGCACACCCCAATACTGTTGCATCCTGACAATATTGACAAAGTAG